In Zunongwangia profunda SM-A87, the following proteins share a genomic window:
- a CDS encoding DUF4271 domain-containing protein: protein MQAIELYTEPLDWITIIFLICFILIVLVRNLYPNRFTEFLSILSSNKFMLFKGKENNAFHGFNIILFTVNALSVSVLLFWFYKYYTNPSPTNYVFIYIRIFTAYVCFILLKFGVEKIISNIFNMDKIVDIYLFQKLSYRNYIAIMVFPFTLLLIYTFTISDLWVYGIVSFILFANLTGIFNIFRQYQKLISANWFYFILYLCALEIAPYFILYKLITVY, encoded by the coding sequence GTGCAGGCAATAGAACTTTATACCGAACCTTTAGACTGGATCACAATCATATTCCTAATCTGTTTTATATTAATTGTACTGGTTAGAAATTTATACCCTAATCGCTTTACCGAATTTCTTTCTATCCTAAGCTCTAACAAATTTATGCTGTTTAAAGGAAAAGAGAACAATGCTTTTCATGGATTTAACATAATCCTCTTTACTGTAAACGCACTTTCTGTATCGGTTTTATTGTTCTGGTTTTATAAATATTACACCAACCCAAGCCCCACCAACTATGTTTTTATTTATATCAGGATTTTTACCGCCTATGTCTGTTTTATCCTCTTAAAATTTGGGGTCGAAAAAATAATCTCTAATATCTTTAATATGGATAAAATAGTAGATATCTATTTATTTCAGAAATTAAGCTATCGTAATTATATCGCCATAATGGTATTCCCTTTCACACTTTTATTGATATATACCTTTACTATTAGCGATTTATGGGTATATGGGATTGTAAGTTTTATCCTTTTCGCCAATTTAACAGGGATATTTAACATCTTTAGACAATATCAAAAGTTAATTAGCGCTAACTGGTTTTATTTTATTTTGTACCTTTGCGCTCTTGAAATTGCACCGTACTTTATTTTATATAAGCTTATTACAGTGTATTAA
- a CDS encoding polyprenol monophosphomannose synthase, whose amino-acid sequence MVHGLIIIPTFNEIENIERLIRNIFSQRRNFHILVVDDNSPDGTATRVRTLQAEFPEQLFLEERKEKTGLGTAYIHGFKWALKREYDYIFEMDADFSHNPNDLSRLYNACRREGADLAIGSRYVTGVNVINWPMNRVLMSWLASKYVQAITGMDIHDTTAGYVCYKREVLERIKLDKIQFVGYAFQIEMKFKAHLLGFKITEVPVIFTDRTRGTSKMSGSIIYEAVFGVIKMKVKSLFNRIK is encoded by the coding sequence ATGGTTCATGGGCTAATTATTATACCCACTTTTAATGAAATAGAAAATATAGAGCGGCTGATAAGAAATATTTTTTCACAACGGCGTAATTTTCATATTTTGGTGGTAGATGATAATTCGCCAGATGGCACTGCTACGAGGGTAAGAACCTTGCAGGCTGAGTTTCCTGAACAACTTTTTCTTGAAGAACGTAAGGAAAAAACAGGTTTAGGAACTGCATATATACATGGCTTTAAGTGGGCGTTAAAACGAGAGTACGATTATATTTTCGAAATGGATGCTGATTTTTCCCATAATCCCAATGATCTTTCAAGATTATACAACGCTTGTAGACGCGAAGGTGCAGATTTGGCTATAGGTTCGCGATATGTTACCGGAGTAAATGTGATTAACTGGCCTATGAATCGTGTATTAATGTCTTGGTTAGCCTCTAAATATGTGCAAGCTATTACAGGTATGGATATTCATGATACTACGGCAGGTTATGTTTGTTATAAAAGAGAAGTTTTAGAACGTATAAAACTGGATAAGATACAGTTTGTTGGATATGCGTTTCAGATAGAGATGAAGTTTAAAGCGCATCTTTTAGGGTTTAAAATAACCGAAGTCCCCGTTATTTTTACCGACAGAACCAGGGGAACCTCCAAAATGAGCGGCTCGATAATTTACGAAGCTGTTTTTGGAGTAATAAAAATGAAAGTAAAAAGTCTGTTTAACAGAATAAAGTAG
- a CDS encoding dihydroorotase → MKKVLIKNAKIVNEGKITEGDVFIEDGIIKEISESISAKSPDVQIFDAEGTHLLPGIIDDQVHFREPGLTHKEDIEMGSRAAVAGGITSFIEMPNTLPQTTTIEELEKKFQLAAEKSYANYSFMFGGTNDNLEEILKVDPKKTAALKLFLGSSTGNMLVDDQKVLEEIFSKSPLLIAVHCEDETTIQNNLKECVERYGEDIPIELHPKIRSEEACYKSSSNAVKLAKKTGARLHVFHVSTAKELELFSNKKPLKDKKITAEVCIHHLWFNDHDYKQKGTFIKWNPAVKSEKDQEALMKALSDDILDVVATDHAPHTKQEKQNPYTKAPSGGPLVQHALPAMLQFYHKEKISLEKIVEKMCHNPAILFDIKDRGYIRVGYKADLVLVDLNAPWQVKSDNILYKCGWSPFEGVTFKSRITHTFVNGRLVYKNFKHQPFAKVAQQLEFDR, encoded by the coding sequence ATGAAAAAAGTCCTGATTAAAAACGCCAAAATAGTAAATGAAGGAAAGATTACTGAAGGTGATGTTTTTATAGAAGATGGAATTATTAAAGAGATATCCGAGTCGATAAGTGCAAAATCTCCAGACGTTCAGATTTTTGATGCTGAAGGAACACATCTTTTACCTGGGATTATCGACGATCAGGTGCATTTTAGAGAACCCGGTTTGACTCATAAAGAAGATATCGAAATGGGGAGCAGGGCAGCTGTTGCCGGTGGGATTACTTCTTTTATTGAGATGCCAAATACACTACCACAAACTACGACAATAGAGGAGTTGGAAAAAAAGTTTCAGTTGGCTGCAGAAAAATCCTATGCTAACTATTCTTTTATGTTTGGCGGAACTAACGATAACCTTGAAGAAATTTTAAAAGTAGACCCTAAAAAGACAGCTGCATTAAAGTTGTTTTTAGGTTCTTCTACGGGGAATATGCTGGTAGATGATCAAAAGGTTTTAGAGGAAATATTTTCTAAATCTCCTTTGTTGATTGCAGTTCACTGTGAAGATGAAACAACTATTCAAAATAATTTAAAAGAATGTGTTGAACGGTATGGAGAGGACATTCCTATCGAACTCCATCCAAAGATAAGAAGTGAAGAAGCGTGTTATAAATCTTCCTCAAATGCCGTAAAATTAGCAAAGAAAACAGGAGCGAGATTACACGTTTTCCATGTTTCAACTGCCAAAGAATTAGAACTTTTTAGTAATAAAAAGCCACTAAAAGATAAGAAAATTACAGCAGAAGTTTGCATACACCACTTATGGTTTAATGATCACGATTATAAACAAAAAGGGACTTTTATAAAGTGGAACCCCGCGGTGAAATCTGAAAAAGATCAGGAAGCTTTAATGAAAGCGTTAAGCGATGATATTCTGGATGTTGTGGCTACAGATCACGCGCCACATACCAAGCAGGAAAAACAAAACCCTTATACTAAGGCTCCAAGTGGTGGCCCTTTAGTACAGCATGCTTTACCTGCGATGTTGCAATTTTATCACAAAGAGAAAATTTCTTTAGAGAAAATTGTAGAAAAAATGTGTCATAATCCTGCAATTTTATTTGATATAAAGGATCGCGGTTATATTCGTGTAGGCTATAAAGCAGATCTGGTACTCGTAGATTTAAATGCACCCTGGCAAGTAAAATCTGATAATATTTTATACAAATGCGGGTGGTCTCCTTTTGAAGGGGTAACTTTTAAATCCAGGATTACCCACACCTTTGTAAATGGTCGTTTGGTATATAAAAACTTTAAGCATCAGCCTTTTGCTAAAGTAGCACAGCAACTGGAATTTGATAGATAA
- a CDS encoding DUF4296 domain-containing protein: MRLIKYAVVFIFFIGLSCQDVNYMDKPKNLISEDKMVDILTEMSLVNAARNYNKILLEQTGIKPDQYIYDKFGIDSVQFEKSNAYYTEKYDDYERIFDKVKDSLQSLKTHFDELVEEEKRVQDSINKVRREKNRPEFKKEIDSVEVDTTKVDTVLTEADRTNNRLDSLQNNQGPLSREAN, from the coding sequence ATGAGATTGATTAAATACGCTGTTGTTTTTATCTTTTTTATAGGGCTTTCCTGCCAGGATGTTAACTATATGGATAAGCCTAAAAATCTTATTTCAGAAGATAAGATGGTCGATATACTAACCGAAATGTCTTTAGTAAATGCTGCCAGAAATTATAATAAGATTTTACTGGAGCAAACCGGAATAAAACCAGATCAGTACATTTACGATAAATTTGGGATAGATAGCGTACAGTTTGAAAAAAGCAATGCGTATTACACTGAAAAATATGATGACTACGAGCGGATTTTTGATAAAGTAAAAGACTCGCTACAGTCTTTAAAGACCCATTTTGATGAATTGGTAGAAGAAGAAAAACGAGTACAGGATTCTATCAATAAAGTAAGAAGAGAGAAAAATCGTCCTGAATTTAAAAAGGAAATCGATTCGGTTGAAGTAGATACTACTAAGGTCGATACTGTTTTAACAGAAGCCGACCGAACTAATAATAGATTAGATAGTTTACAGAACAATCAAGGACCTTTATCAAGAGAAGCGAATTAA
- a CDS encoding NAD-dependent epimerase/dehydratase family protein, with translation MILVTGGTGLVGAHLLLKLAEEKHQIRAIYRPKSDLYKTLEVFLYYHHKEEAERLFKKIEWVVADLTDIPRLTTAFKGITKVYHCAALVSFKPKDEKALRKINIEGTANIVNLCIATKIDKLCYVSSIASLGKPIKSDSTTENTQWNPEANNSDYAISKYGAEIEVWRASQEGVKVIIVNPGVIIGPGFWQKGSGQLFTRIQNGLNYHFPKITGFVGVKDVVTAMLKLMSSEIYNERYILVAENLSFKKVLEFTALSINRPKPEKPLKKWMISIGWFVQKTASLFGYNRNITKSDISGIFQKSTFDNTKIKKEINFKFTPMHNVIAETGKYFLKDQEKKETIKN, from the coding sequence ATGATTTTAGTTACAGGCGGTACCGGTTTAGTAGGCGCTCATTTGCTTTTAAAACTGGCAGAAGAAAAACATCAGATTAGAGCGATTTATCGCCCCAAAAGTGATCTTTATAAGACACTTGAGGTCTTTTTATATTATCATCACAAAGAGGAAGCTGAACGCCTTTTCAAAAAAATTGAATGGGTTGTTGCAGACCTTACTGATATTCCTCGGTTAACGACAGCATTTAAAGGCATTACCAAGGTTTACCATTGTGCTGCTTTAGTTTCCTTTAAGCCTAAAGATGAAAAAGCACTTCGAAAAATCAATATTGAAGGCACCGCAAATATCGTGAACCTGTGTATTGCTACAAAAATTGATAAACTATGCTATGTAAGCAGCATTGCAAGTTTAGGCAAACCTATTAAATCTGATTCTACCACAGAAAACACCCAATGGAATCCCGAAGCAAATAATAGCGATTACGCCATCTCTAAATATGGTGCTGAGATTGAAGTTTGGCGCGCTTCCCAAGAAGGTGTAAAAGTAATTATTGTAAACCCGGGAGTAATTATTGGCCCGGGATTTTGGCAAAAAGGAAGCGGACAATTATTTACACGAATCCAAAACGGATTAAATTATCACTTTCCGAAAATCACTGGTTTTGTGGGCGTAAAAGACGTAGTAACTGCCATGTTAAAATTAATGTCTTCTGAAATTTATAACGAAAGATATATCCTGGTTGCTGAAAATCTTAGTTTTAAAAAAGTTCTGGAATTTACCGCTTTAAGCATTAATAGGCCGAAACCGGAAAAACCACTTAAAAAGTGGATGATTTCTATAGGCTGGTTTGTACAAAAAACAGCGTCATTGTTTGGCTATAATCGCAATATCACCAAAAGTGATATTTCAGGAATTTTCCAAAAATCGACCTTCGATAACACGAAAATTAAAAAAGAGATAAATTTCAAATTCACCCCAATGCACAATGTAATCGCAGAAACAGGAAAGTATTTTCTTAAAGATCAGGAGAAAAAAGAGACGATTAAAAATTAA
- the tyrS gene encoding tyrosine--tRNA ligase, with protein sequence MNKNFVEELTWRGMIHDVMPGTEEHLNEQMRAAYVGIDPTADSLHIGHLVGVMMLRHFQLAGHKPYALVGGATGMIGDPSGKSAERNLLDEATLRHNQNSIKEQLSRFLDFEGAEENTAVLVNNYDWMKEFSFLDFIRDVGKHITVNYMMAKDSVKKRLSSDASEGMSFTEFTYQLVQGYDFLHLFREHQCTLQMGGSDQWGNITTGTEMIRRIGDGKGYALTCPLITKADGTKFGKTEGGNIWLDANRTSPYKFYQYWLNTSDADAEKYIKIFTFLSKEEIEDLTSKHQEAPHLRELQKVLAKEVTVMVHSEEDYNNAVKASEVLFGKSTAEDLKSLNEATFLDVFEGVPQAEVSRAEVEAGLDMIGALAAKTDFLKSNGEARRALKENSVSVNKEKVQEDYTISLDDLINDKYVIINKGKKNTYILVVV encoded by the coding sequence ATGAACAAAAATTTTGTTGAAGAGCTTACCTGGCGCGGAATGATTCACGATGTGATGCCGGGCACAGAAGAACATCTAAACGAGCAAATGCGTGCTGCCTATGTTGGTATCGACCCAACAGCAGACTCTTTACATATTGGTCACCTGGTAGGAGTAATGATGCTTCGGCATTTCCAGTTAGCAGGACATAAACCTTATGCCCTGGTTGGTGGTGCAACGGGAATGATTGGGGATCCTTCGGGGAAATCTGCGGAACGTAATCTCTTAGATGAAGCGACTCTAAGGCATAATCAAAATTCGATTAAAGAGCAACTTTCAAGGTTTTTGGATTTTGAAGGAGCTGAAGAAAATACTGCAGTATTAGTAAATAACTACGACTGGATGAAGGAGTTTTCTTTTCTTGATTTTATTCGCGATGTAGGTAAGCATATCACCGTAAATTATATGATGGCCAAAGATTCGGTTAAAAAACGTTTATCTTCAGACGCGTCTGAAGGGATGTCTTTTACTGAATTTACCTACCAGTTAGTACAGGGATACGATTTTCTTCATTTATTTAGAGAACACCAGTGTACCTTGCAAATGGGAGGTAGTGACCAGTGGGGAAATATTACTACCGGGACTGAAATGATTCGTAGAATAGGGGATGGAAAAGGATATGCGCTTACCTGCCCATTAATTACAAAGGCCGACGGTACAAAATTTGGTAAAACCGAAGGAGGAAATATCTGGTTGGATGCCAATAGAACGTCGCCTTATAAATTCTACCAGTACTGGTTAAATACCAGCGATGCTGATGCAGAGAAATACATCAAAATCTTTACTTTTTTAAGTAAAGAAGAAATAGAAGATTTAACCTCAAAACATCAGGAAGCGCCACATTTAAGAGAACTTCAAAAAGTTTTGGCGAAGGAAGTTACCGTAATGGTACACTCTGAAGAAGATTATAATAATGCGGTAAAAGCTTCTGAAGTTTTGTTTGGAAAAAGCACTGCTGAAGATTTAAAATCTTTAAACGAAGCCACTTTTTTAGATGTTTTTGAAGGAGTGCCGCAAGCTGAAGTTTCCAGAGCCGAGGTTGAAGCCGGTTTAGATATGATTGGAGCTCTAGCTGCGAAAACCGATTTTTTAAAATCTAATGGTGAAGCCAGGAGAGCTTTAAAAGAAAATTCGGTTTCGGTAAATAAGGAGAAAGTGCAAGAGGATTACACCATTAGCCTTGATGATCTTATTAACGATAAGTATGTAATCATTAATAAGGGTAAAAAGAATACCTATATATTAGTGGTTGTTTAA